Genomic DNA from Roseburia intestinalis L1-82:
CTTATAAGATTGCCGGAAAACAGGCAGTCATTTATGAAGAGTAGAAACCACTGGGGGTTTTTGTTATGGAACAGACAATGTTGATCGCAGTACTGATCGCGGCACTTGTGGGATTGTTTTTGTTTGACACGGTGCGTCTGCGGCGCATGCAGGTGCAGAGGGATGCAGCGAAAGAGGAAGTTGCAGAAGTAAAAACAGAGTTTTTGTCGCGCATCAGTCACGAGATCAAGACACCGATGAACGTGATCGTGGGGGCAACGGCGTTAGGACTTGAAGAGACGGAACATCCGGAGCGGATGGAAGAGTGTTTAAACCGGATACGCGGCGCGAGTGAATTTCTGATGGGACTTTTGAATGATCTGGTGGATATGTCTAAGATCGAAAACGGAAAGTTCCATCTTCATCCCAAGCCGTATTCGTTTACGGAATTTTTAAATGAAGTGGAAAATATGATGGAGCCGATGTGTGAGCGCAAATGGATCCGATTTCATATGCCGCATGAGGAGATCAACATTAATATGATGGTTGATCCGGTGCGGTTTTTCCAGATATTTTTTAATCTGCTCTCCAACGCGGTGAAGTTTACACCGGAGGGCGGGGAGGTCACATTCCGCATCTGTAATTATGCCACGCACAACAATCAATTTTGTGCCGACTATGTGGTGTCCGACAACGGAATGGGAATGAGCGAAGAGTTTCAGCAGATTCTCTTCCAGCCATTTACGCAGGAGAGCGTGAATCAGGGTGAACCGGGAAACGGAGCGGGACTCGGACTTGCGATCGTGAGAAGCATCGTTGATCTGATGGGCGGAACGATCACGGTAAAAAGCGAGCCGCAGAAAGGTACGGAGATAAAAGTCCATCTTGAGATTGAGATTGCGGAGATACAGCCGGAGATCGAAGTGGCACACCGTTCCGCGGAGGAGATACAGAACATCCTGCGGGGAAAGAGGGTTCTGCTTGTGGAGGATCATCCACTTGATGTTGAGATCAGCAGGCGTATCTTAGAGCATGTGGCGGTAAATGTGATCAGTGCGCAGGATGGAAAAGCGGCATTAGAGCAGTTTAAAGCGGAAGAACCCTATCATTTTGATGCGATACTGATGGATATCCAGATGCCAAACATGAACGGTTTTGTTGCGGCGAGAGCGATAAGGAAGGTTGCAAAGCCGGATGCGCAGATCATTCCGATCATAGCATTGAGTGCAGACGATACGCTGGAAGATGTGAGAAAATGCAAGGAAGCGGGCATGAATGCACATATTGCAAAACCGGTTGAACCGCAAAAATTATATCAGATTTTGTGTGAGTACCTGCTTGCGCCGATTTAAGAGGCAATTTTATAACAGAAAAATCCAATGGGCTTTATAAAGACGATAGATAGTTCACAGAGACAAAAATTTGGAAAATAAGCATGAATAGAAAAGAAAAAAATCCGGCAGGGATGATTTTGCGCGCGGAGCGGATCAGACAGGGAAAGGGGCAGAAAGAAGTCTGCTATGGCATCTGTGTGGTTTCGTATTTAAGTAAAATCGAGCGTGGATCGGCGGAGCCGGATATGGCAATTTTAAAGCAGCTTTTTGCAAGACTTGGAATCAATTATGAGACAGATTCTGCGTTTCTTACTGAGAGCAGGAAACAGATAGATGAATTTTTTTACAATCTGCAATATGGGCTGGAAAATGAAACGGTATGGAAAAAACTTGCCGGAAAATGGGACAGGCTTTTGATGTCACCGCTTACAATCGATATCAGACTGGTGTCCGCAATTTATTACAGTGAGAGCACATGGAAAGAAGTAGATGAGAGCTTTATCGAAAGTTTGATGAAAAAAGAAGCGGATGGAAATGACATACAAAATTTTTTGAATGAGAATGTCAGCACTTTAGCGCAGTTAGAAGACTGCATGGATGAAAAACAGTATGCCTATTACAGTCTGGTCTGTTCAAGACTCACAAAAGATCCGGCAGAGAAAATGGAATGGTATCAGAAAGTACAACACGGACTGCAGAACACGCTTGGCATGAGCTGTCTGATTTCCGGTTATTATGAACAGGCAGAATACGACGCGATTCACCGGATGGAGAACCGTTTTGTGACGGCGGCATTAGAAGAGGGAAATGTATATGCACTGGCGGATTATTATTTTATGAATGGAAGCGCATATGCATGTGTCGATATGGATGAGATGATGACCGTCTATTATGAGCGCACCAGAAGACTATTACAGAATACCGGATGGTGGAAAGAATACGAGCAGGGATTATATTATAATATGGGGGCGACCTATCTTGCAGTTGGAAGATATGAGGAAGCACTCGACTGTTTAAACCGTGTCCGGTCAGAAGATTTCCTGCTCTGTCATAAAAAGGCATGGTTACATCTTCTCCTTGGAAATACCAGGGAGGCGGATCATTATCTTGCAATAATGAAACAGTTACTTTCCCGGAAAGATATGAAGGGTAAGATGGCAGAGCGTCTGATGTATGAGGAACTTTGCATGGAACAAAAGCAAGACTTTACGGCGGATCCGGCATATTTAGATCTGATCGAACGACTGATCAGGGCACTCATAAAAGAAAAGTCGTTTGGTTTCCTCTATCAGTATAAAAATGTGATTTTAGAAGCCTATACGAGGCAGCGAAAATATAAAAAGGCACTGGAGTTTAGTGAACAAATTTCCGCAAAGACCAGAAAAAGTACGTTTTAGCGTGCTTTTTTGGTTTGCGCGCCATGGGCGCGCTCTAATGGGTGAAAGTCCCGAACACGCCTAGGCAACGAGGAAGTGTATAGCAGAACAGCAAGGGTGTCCATCGTGAGGTGGAATCTGAAGGAAGCTGTAAGCAAACTCTTGGTCCGACGGACAGAAATCACATATAAGGCTCGGAAATACGGATAAGTCTGCCAAAAGAGATGAAGTCCTAAAGTTGCTGGAAGTACGAGTAGATGTGGCGGATAGATGAGAGGAAAGAGCGTGCACCTTAAGCGTGGAGGTCTCACAGGGGTTTCATTAGCCTAGTAACAACGAACTGTGAGAAGTCAGCCGAGCCCATAGTAGTGAAGAAGTCTCTGTAATGGAGATAGAGCAAAGGGGCGAACAATCAATAAGTTTGAGTATGTCTCGTATTGCAGAAGAGATAACATCTGCCGTAACCAATCGGGTAAAAGATGGTCAAATCAAGCGGGACGGAAAGGAAAGAACGCATGGACACAAGTAGTCTAATGGAGCAGATACTATCTAACGATAATCTCAACAGAGCATATCTGCAAGTCGTACGAAACAAAGGTGCCGAGGGAGTAGACGGAATGAAGTACACAGAACTCAAGGAATATCTTGCAAAGAACGGCGAAATTATCAAGGAACAGTTGAGGATAAGAAAATATAAACCTCAACCAGTACGAAGAGTGGAGATACCAAAGCCTGATGGTGGTGTCAGAAACCTGGGAGTACCGACAGTAACAGACAGATTCATACAACAAGCTATTGCACAGGTTTTAACACCAATCTATGAGGAACAATTCCATGACCATAGCTATGGATTCAGACCGAACAGATGTGCACAGCAAGCAATCCTTACAGCACTCGATATGATGAATGACGGAAATGATTGGATTGTAGACATTGACTTGGAAAAGTTCTTTGACACAGTAAATCATGACAAACTTATGACTATCATAGGTAGAACTATTAAAGATGGAGATGTTATCTCTATTGTCAGAAAATACCTAGTCAGTGGAATCATGATTGACGATGAGTATGAGGATTCTATCGTGGGAACACCTCAAGGTGGAAATCTCTCGCCATTATTGGCAAATATTATGCTGAACGAACTAGACAAGGAAATGGAAAAGAGAGGACTTAACTTTGTACGGTATGCGGATGACTGTATCATTATGGTCGGAAGTGAAATGTCTGCGAATAGAGTTATGAGAAATATCTCACGATTCATTGAGGAAAAACTAGGACTTAAAGTCAATATGACGAAGAGCAAAGTAGATAGACCAAGAGGAATTAAATACCTTGGGTTTGGATTCTACTACGATACAAGTGCACAGCAATTCAAGGCGAAACCACATGCAAAATCAGTAATGAAGTATAAGAAGAGGATGAGGGAACTCACTTGTCGTAGCTGGGGCGTTAGCAACAGCTATAAAGTAGAGAGACTTAATCAGCTTATCAGAGGATGGATTAACTACTTTAAGATAGGTAGTATGAAAACTCTCTGTAGAGAACTTGATGGAAACATTAGATATAGAATACGCATGTGTATTTGGAAACATTGGAAAACACCACAAAACAAAGAGAAGAATTTGGTTAAACTCGGCGTTCCAAGATGGGCGGCACATAAAGTGGCAAATACTGGCAATCGGTATGCACACATGTGTCACAATGGATGGATACAAAAGGCTATAAGCACAAAGAGACTAACTTCATTTGGATTAGTCTCAATGTTAGATTACTACACCGAAAGGTGTGTTACTTGTTAAGTTGATTGAACCGCCGTGTACCGAACGGTACGCACGGTGGTGTGAGAGGTCGGGAAATCACTCAGATTTCCCTCCTACTCGATTGCCGATTTTCCCAAATCAATTCGCTTTATCTAGTTTAAAGTGGAATATATAATAACTGTAGCAATCGATATATGATGTCTGGAATCCACTATTTGCTCCGGACATCATAAACATTACGTTATACTACAAAACATGAAATGAGGGAAAAACATGTCACACCAGCAAAAAACACTCTGGACAAAAGATTTCACCAGTATCGCCATAGCAACCATTTTAACAGCCGTAGGTGGCGAAGCCATGAACCTGCCGATCAGCCTTTTGGTATTTGATGAGACCGGATCTACATTTTTATCAGCATTGGTACTGATCTGTGGCGTTTTGCCGGACATTGTCCTTTCTGTTTTAGTTGCTCCATTAATTGATAAAGGCGGAAAGAAAAAATGGATCGTCGGACTGGATATTGTAACGGCGGTATTGTATGCGGTAATGGGACTCTATATCAGTGGTCATGCATTCAATTACCTGTTGTATCTGATATTTGTCCTTGCAGTGGGAACAATCTCAGTGTTTTACCGTCTTGCATATGATGCATGGTATCCAAATCTGATACCGAATGGGATGGAGCAGAAGGGTTATGCGGTCAGCAATACGATCTATCCGCTTGTCATTATTGCAATGTCCCCGGCGGCAACCTTTTTGTATGAAAAAATATCCATGGCACACATTTTTTATCTGGTTGCCGGTATCACGATGGTATCTGTCATCGTGGAGAGCCGGATTCATGAGGAAAAGGAAGAAGCACAGGACGATTATACCTGGAAGCAGTATTGTCAGGATATCAGGGAAGGATTTCATTATCTGAAAAAAGAAAAGGGCATTCGTAACATCTATACTTATATGAGTATCACAAGCGGTGTGTCAGATGGAAATACCGTACTGATACAGGCGTTTTACCAGACAGTGCCGTGGCTTACGGTTACGATGCTTGGATTTTTAAAAAGTGCGGAAATGATCGGGCGGGGACTTGGCGGCATTTTTCAGTATAAAAAAGAAATACCGGTAAAAAAACGTTATGCGTTTACCAAATTTGTCTATACGGTCTATGGACTGATGGATATTTTACTTTTATATCTGCCATATCCGCTGATGCTGTGTAACCGTTTCCTTTGTGGGGCACTTGGCATCTCAAGTGCGACTATCCGTGAGACAGCAGTGCAGAGCTATCTGCCCGAAAATATGCGGGCGCGTATCAACGCATTTTTTAATATGGTATTTGCGATCGGAAGTGTGGCATTCCAGATGGCAGCGGGAGCACTGGGACAGATCATGTCTTACCGGTTTGCAATTCTGCTGCTCGCGACGATAGAACTTACCGCCATGTTTCTGCTGATCTGCCTTCCGGCAAAAGAAAACCGCCCCGTATACGAGGCGGTCCGAAACGCAGAGTAGTGTTGATAAATCTGTTGGCAGTTTTAAGCCAGCGGTTTAATCTCCGGCACCGCCGGACAGCGTGCCGTCGACTCTCTCTCGATGAGTCTGGCGCGGATCTGCGTCCGGCAGAACGGGATGTGGTGCACCAGAGAATTTAAAACGACGTAAGCGCATTTTCCAAGCTCATTGCGCTCCTGACGAACCGTGGTAAGCGGCGGCTCTAAGGAGGCAGAGAGCGGCAGGTCATCAAAACCGACAACGCTGATATCCTCCGGAACACGGAAACCGCGCAGCTTACACTCAGCGATCACACCGGAAGCAATCAGATCGTTGCCGCAGATGATCGCAGTCGCACCTGCGCCGAGAAACGTCGGGACGTGATACTTTGCGCTGTCTGCCACATAATAGCCGTAGGCGGTCAGCTTCTCATCAACAGTCAGTCCGTGAGCTTTCATGCTGTTATAAAATGCTTCCTGGCGCTGCTCGGATACCATGGAGTGCAGGGAACCGTTTAAGAAAGCAATTTTTTTGTGACCGAGCGTATAAAGATGATCTACGGCTGCGTCGATGCCCTCATAGTTATCGGTGCCGACGTAGCAGACGTTCGGATTTTTTTCGATATAGTTATCAAAGAGAACAGTCGGCATTGTGGTGTGGGAAAGCTGTTGCATCCATTCGTCATGCAGGGCGAATCCGACTAAAAAGGCACCGCAGAAACCGTTCTTTAACATGTATGTATCATATTTTTCTGTAAGCTGAAAAGCAGGTGTGACCGGAATAACGGTGACATCCCAATTATGGCGGAAAGCATTCTGTTTGAAACCGAGTACGATATCGTAGCCAAACTGATCTTCCGTTTCATATTCCATATTTTCGATAAAAACCGCCAGTTTGCGGTTTTCTTTTTTCTTTGATTTTTTTGTTGCGTATCCCATTTCAACTGCAGTGTCAAGCACCATCTGACGTAATTCTTCGCTGATGTCACTCGCGCCATTTAAACCTTTTGATACGGTACTGACGGAAACACCGAGTCTTGTTGCAATATCTTTGATTGTTGCCATGGGTAAGATCCTCTCCTTAGTAAAAACAGTTGATTTTTTTATATTATATAAAGAAAACAAAAAGTTGACAAGCAGACATACTAAAATTTTCGAAACTTTTGAGCGCTTTCGTTGTAAAAATAAACAAAAACGATATAGCAAAAACGGCAAATATGGCAAAAACGCTGTTAAAAGTTGCAAATTCGTTGACAAAAAACGTTTCCAGTAATAAAATTATCACAGATACGAAAAAAAGCGAAAAAATGAGAGGAAGGACCGGGGAAGATCATTGGATGCAAAAAGAATGGCAAGGGGAGCAGGAATCCTCTTAGCGATCACAAGTTTACCATCTTCATACGGAATTGGTACATTAGGAGATGCGGCATTCCAGTTTATAGATCTGCTGGTGGATTTAAAACAGCGTTACTGGCAGGTGCTGCCGATCGGTCCAACCAGTTTTGGAGACAGTCCATATCAGTCATATTCCGCATTTGCCGGGAATCCATATCTGATCGATCTGGATGATCTTGTGCAGGAGAAGCTGCTTAGTGTGGAAGAGATCCGAAGTTTCCATTGGGGAAATGATGAAGCGGATATTGATTATGCGATGATTTATGAGAACCGCTTTAAAGTTTTGAAAATGGCGTTCGCACGATTCGATATCGAAAATGAAGCTTTTGTAAGGTTCTGTGAAGAAAATGCCGGATGGCTTTCTGATTATGCACTTTATACTGCATTAAAGAAACATTTTGGTGATGAGGAATGGCAGAAGTGGGACGAACCGCTTCGAAGCCGGGATCCTGAGGCATTAAAAGAGTATGAAACAACGTTACATGCAGACATATTGTTCTATGAATTCTGCCAGTTTGAATTTTTTAAACAATGGAAAAAATTAAAAGAATATGCAAATAACAGAGGTATCCAGCTGATTGGTGATCTTCCGTTTTATGTGGCATTAGACAGTGTGGATGTATGGGCAAACCGGGAACTTTTCTTATTGGAAGAGGATGGGACGCCAAAAGGAGTTGCAGGTTCTCCGCCGGATGCATTTTCAGAGAATGGACAAAAGTGGGGAAGTCCAGTATACAACTGGAGCCGGATGGAAGAAGATGGATTTGCCTGGTGGCAGGCGCGTATGTTAGAACATGCAAAGCTGTTTGATGTAATACGGCTTGATCATTTTGCAGCGATCGTAAAGTATTATGTCGTACCGAACAAGGCAGAAGATGGAAGAAGTGGAAAGTGGAGTAGGGGACCTGGAAAGAAACTTACGGATGCAATCGAAAAAGTGATCGGAGATACACACATCATCGTTGAGGATATCGCAGGAAAGAGTCCGATACCGGGTGTGAAGAAGCTGATGGCAAGAACCGGATGGCCGGGCATCAAGATTTTGATGTTCGCATTTGGGGATGATACGGCAAACGAACATCTTCCACATAATTACACCGACTGCAATCTTGTCGTTTATGCGGGAACGCATGACAATGAAACAATTGTTGGTTACTTCAGGGATAAAACAGATTATGAACTTGCGTATCTGTACGAGTATCTGAATATCAAATATAAAGAAGAAATACCGGATGCGCTGATCCGGGCTGCCTATGCAAGCATTGCAGATGTGGTGATCATACAGATGCAGGATCTGATGAAGCTTGGAAATGAAGCGCGGATGAATGCACCATCCACCGTCGGGAGAAACTGGAGATGGAGGATTGGAACCGATGAACTGAGTGAGGAGCGGAGGGCATGGATCCGGACGCTTGCGTCGGTTTATCACAGATAATTATGTTATAAAGTGCAGATTGCATTTTATATAAAAACAAAGTTCATGAAAACTTTTTGGGAAAAAGAAAAGGAGAGGAAAAAAATGAAAAAGAAAGCAGTGTCATTATTAATGGTAGCAGCTATGATGACAACCATGGCAGCAGGATGCGGAAACAAAGCCGCAAACAATGCTGGAAGCGATGCAGCAGCAGACAACAGCACAACAAGTGATGCAGCAGCAGACAACAGCACAACAAGTGATGCAGCAGCAGAGGAGACAGCAGGTACTGAGGCAGCAGCCGCAGATTCTGAAGATGAGCCATGGTCCGGTACAATTACAGTATGGAGTCCACAGGAAGATCAGGACACAGGCTGGCTTGCAAAAGAGTGTGATGCATTTAATGCAGCTCATCCAAACTGGGATATCACTTTCAATTATGGTGTATGTGCAGAGGGTGATGCAAAAGCAACGGTTACACAGGATGTTGAAAACTCCGCAGATGTATATATGTTAGCAAACGATAACATCCCGGATCTGGTATCTGCAAATGCATTAGCAGAGCTTGGAGGAAGCTATCTTGACTATGTAACTACAACAAACTCTGATTCTATTACAGCATCTGTTACTTACAATGATGCAGTAGTGGCATTCCCGTTTACATCAAATACATGGTTCATGTACTATGATAAGAGTGTATTTTCAGATGATGATATTAAGAGCTTTGATACCATGTTAGAAAAAGGAAAAGTTTCTTTCCCATTATCTAACTCCTGGTATATTCAGGCTTTCTATGTAGCAAACGGATGTACATTATTTGGTGATGGTACTGATGCAGCAGCAGGTGTCGATTTTAGTGGTGACAAGGCAGCAGCAGTTACTGAGTATCTTGTAGACCTTTGCAAGAATCCAAACTTCATTAATGATGCAGACGGAGCAGGTATTGCCGGTTTACGTGATGGCAGCGTTAATGCCATTTTCTCAGGTACATGGGATGCAGAATCTGTAAAAGAAGCTCTTGGCGATAACATGGGTGTTGCAGCTCTTCCTACTGTAAATATCGGAGGAACAGAGGGTCAGATGAAATCTTTCATAGGATCTAAAGCAATCGGCGTTAATCCAAATACAGAGAATATGCAGGTTTCCATGGCTTTAGCGGCTTACCTTGCAGGTGAAGATGCCCAGAAAGATCATTATGATATGAGAAATATCCTTCCTACAAATACAAACATTGCAATCTCAGATGATGAAATTGCTACGGCAGTTACAAAAGTTATGACAGATACATCTATCATGCAGCCATTAGTAAGCGAAATGAGCAACTACTGGTCACCGGCTGAGAACATGGGTAAAGCACTGGTCGCTGGTGAGATCACAGCTGATAACGCAGCAGAGAAAACAGAAGATATGAATACAACAATGAACACAGACATTGCACAGTAAAAAGATTTCTTCTGATAGAAATCCCAGGGTGCCCGGACGGGCATCCTGGATGTTTCTACATTGAGATTTAAAGGAGGCCCATAACGTGAAAAAGGCTGGAATGAAAAAAGGAAAAAATAAAGAATTTTCAACACCGTACACGGTTACAAATGCGGTGGCAAAAGGAAATATAATCACAAAACTTTCCCTGTTAATTATGGGCTTAGGAAATATTGCACATAAACAAATTGGAAAGGGAATCATGTTTCTTGCAGTAGAAGCTGCATATATCTGGTACATGATTCAGTCAGGAATTTATAATTTATCTATGCTGCCATCTCTTGGATGGAGAGAGCAGGAAAAAGTATGGAACGAAAAAAAGAGTATTTATGAATATACAGCAGGTGACCAGTCAGCACTGATTCTGTTGTATGGAGTGGCAACAGTTTATATTACAGCAATGTTTATCATTGTCTGGAGAGAGTCCGTAAAGAGCTCTTATAAATCGGAAGTGCTGGCAAAATCAGGAAAGCACTTAAACAACTTTAAAGAAGACTGCAAGAGTTTGTTAGATCAAAATTTATATAAATTACTGTTGGCAGCGCCGGTTATGGGAATTTTAATTTTTACGATCTTACCACTGATCTATAACATTACCATGGCGTTCACGAACTACAGTAAGGTCAACGATCATCTGGTATTATTTGACTGGGTGGGACTGGCAAATTTCAAGAAGATTTTAAACTTCGGTGACAGCATCGGCAAGCAGTTCTATTCCGTATTAGGATGGACACTGATCTGGGCCATTGTAGCAACCGCATTAAACTATATCCTCGGTATGATCTTAGCAATTATCATCAACCGTAAGGAGACAAAAGGAAAGGCATTTTGGAGATTCTGTTTTGTACTTTCCATCGCAGTACCGCAGTTCGTATCACTGCTGATCATGCGTACCATGTTACAACCGACCGGTATCGTCAATACGCTGTTATTAAAATATGGTCTGATCGATACCGCATTACCGTTCTTTTCAAATGCAACATGGGCAAGAGTAACGGTTATTGTTATTAACCTCTGGGTAGGTATTCCGTATACGTTACTTCAGGTAACTGGTATTTTACAGAATATTCCGGGTGAACTTTATGAGGCAGCAAAGATCGACGGAGCGAATGCTGTACAGACTTTCTTTAAGATCACATTGCCTTACATGTTATTCGTTATGACGCCGTACCTGATCACACAGTTTACGGGAAATATCAATAACTTCAATGTCATCTTCCTTCTGTCAGGTGGAAATCCTACTCCGGTGGATGCCACGGCAGGAAAGACAGACCTTCTTGTTACCTGGCTGTATAAGCTGACGGTTGATAAGAACTATTATAACTTAGGTGCTGTTATTGGTATTATGACATTTATTGTACTTGCGATCGTAGCATTGGTAACATATCGCAATACCGCATCCTATAAAGATGAGGAGGGATTCATGTAATGAACTGGACACATACGAGTACAGCAGCAGTGGCTGCGAAAAAAAGTGGTGCACCCAATACGGCAAAAATCCGTAAAACAGTGATAAATGTGATTGTTCACATTTTCCTGGCAATACTGGCATTTATCTGGGTTCTCCCGATTTTCTGGGTAATCCTTACAAGTTTCCGTGGAGAGAAAGGTTCTTATGTAAGTACATTTTTCCCGAAAACCTATACATTTAATAATTACATCAAATTATTTACAGACACCAGTATTTTAAACTTTCCGAAGATGTTTATGAATACCTTTGTGATCGCAATTTTTACCTGCATCATTTCTACCATCTTTGTACTTTCAGTGGCATACAGTATGTCAAGAATGCGATTTAAGATGAGAAAACCGTTTATGAATATTGCGATGATCATTGGTCTGTTTCCATCTTTCATGTCCATGATCGCTGTGTACTATATTTTAAGAGCACTTAATTTAGCAGATGGTGCAATGATCCGTGTAGCACTTATCATCGTGTTCTCCGCCGGTTCCGGTGCAGGATTTTATGTTGCGAAGGGATTTTTTGATACAATCTCAAAATCGCTGGATGAGGCAGCGATTATCGATGGAGCGACAAGATGGAATGTATTTACAAAGATTACTGTACCGCTCAGTAAGCCGATCATCGTATATACGATTTTAACATCCTTTATGGGACCATGGGTTGACTTTATTTTTGGTAAAGTTATCTGCCGTGCAGATGCACAGTATTATACGGTGTCTATTGGTCTTTGGAAGATGCTTGAGAAAGAGTATATCGACAGCTGGTATACCTGTTTCGCTGCAGGTGCAGTTGTGGTATCAATTCCGATTGCAATTCTGTTCTTAATGACACAGAAGTTCTATGTGGAAGGTATGACCGGAGCTGTCAAGGGCTGATCCACAGGATACAAATGGAATATGAAGGCACATTCTGGTGTGTCATTGGGCAGATGGGAAGTCTGCCGGGAGAGCAGGGACGGTTTGTTTCTGCTCTCTTTTTAAATTCATAGGAAATTGCGTCCTATGAATTTAAAAGCCCTCCGGGCAGGATGCGCATCTTGCGGAGCAGAAGTTAGCTGTAAACAGCACCGCTCGAGCGCGAAAGAGTCGCA
This window encodes:
- a CDS encoding MFS transporter; this translates as MSHQQKTLWTKDFTSIAIATILTAVGGEAMNLPISLLVFDETGSTFLSALVLICGVLPDIVLSVLVAPLIDKGGKKKWIVGLDIVTAVLYAVMGLYISGHAFNYLLYLIFVLAVGTISVFYRLAYDAWYPNLIPNGMEQKGYAVSNTIYPLVIIAMSPAATFLYEKISMAHIFYLVAGITMVSVIVESRIHEEKEEAQDDYTWKQYCQDIREGFHYLKKEKGIRNIYTYMSITSGVSDGNTVLIQAFYQTVPWLTVTMLGFLKSAEMIGRGLGGIFQYKKEIPVKKRYAFTKFVYTVYGLMDILLLYLPYPLMLCNRFLCGALGISSATIRETAVQSYLPENMRARINAFFNMVFAIGSVAFQMAAGALGQIMSYRFAILLLATIELTAMFLLICLPAKENRPVYEAVRNAE
- a CDS encoding helix-turn-helix domain-containing protein, with translation MNRKEKNPAGMILRAERIRQGKGQKEVCYGICVVSYLSKIERGSAEPDMAILKQLFARLGINYETDSAFLTESRKQIDEFFYNLQYGLENETVWKKLAGKWDRLLMSPLTIDIRLVSAIYYSESTWKEVDESFIESLMKKEADGNDIQNFLNENVSTLAQLEDCMDEKQYAYYSLVCSRLTKDPAEKMEWYQKVQHGLQNTLGMSCLISGYYEQAEYDAIHRMENRFVTAALEEGNVYALADYYFMNGSAYACVDMDEMMTVYYERTRRLLQNTGWWKEYEQGLYYNMGATYLAVGRYEEALDCLNRVRSEDFLLCHKKAWLHLLLGNTREADHYLAIMKQLLSRKDMKGKMAERLMYEELCMEQKQDFTADPAYLDLIERLIRALIKEKSFGFLYQYKNVILEAYTRQRKYKKALEFSEQISAKTRKSTF
- a CDS encoding ATP-binding protein translates to MEQTMLIAVLIAALVGLFLFDTVRLRRMQVQRDAAKEEVAEVKTEFLSRISHEIKTPMNVIVGATALGLEETEHPERMEECLNRIRGASEFLMGLLNDLVDMSKIENGKFHLHPKPYSFTEFLNEVENMMEPMCERKWIRFHMPHEEININMMVDPVRFFQIFFNLLSNAVKFTPEGGEVTFRICNYATHNNQFCADYVVSDNGMGMSEEFQQILFQPFTQESVNQGEPGNGAGLGLAIVRSIVDLMGGTITVKSEPQKGTEIKVHLEIEIAEIQPEIEVAHRSAEEIQNILRGKRVLLVEDHPLDVEISRRILEHVAVNVISAQDGKAALEQFKAEEPYHFDAILMDIQMPNMNGFVAARAIRKVAKPDAQIIPIIALSADDTLEDVRKCKEAGMNAHIAKPVEPQKLYQILCEYLLAPI
- the malQ gene encoding 4-alpha-glucanotransferase; amino-acid sequence: MARGAGILLAITSLPSSYGIGTLGDAAFQFIDLLVDLKQRYWQVLPIGPTSFGDSPYQSYSAFAGNPYLIDLDDLVQEKLLSVEEIRSFHWGNDEADIDYAMIYENRFKVLKMAFARFDIENEAFVRFCEENAGWLSDYALYTALKKHFGDEEWQKWDEPLRSRDPEALKEYETTLHADILFYEFCQFEFFKQWKKLKEYANNRGIQLIGDLPFYVALDSVDVWANRELFLLEEDGTPKGVAGSPPDAFSENGQKWGSPVYNWSRMEEDGFAWWQARMLEHAKLFDVIRLDHFAAIVKYYVVPNKAEDGRSGKWSRGPGKKLTDAIEKVIGDTHIIVEDIAGKSPIPGVKKLMARTGWPGIKILMFAFGDDTANEHLPHNYTDCNLVVYAGTHDNETIVGYFRDKTDYELAYLYEYLNIKYKEEIPDALIRAAYASIADVVIIQMQDLMKLGNEARMNAPSTVGRNWRWRIGTDELSEERRAWIRTLASVYHR
- a CDS encoding LacI family DNA-binding transcriptional regulator — encoded protein: MATIKDIATRLGVSVSTVSKGLNGASDISEELRQMVLDTAVEMGYATKKSKKKENRKLAVFIENMEYETEDQFGYDIVLGFKQNAFRHNWDVTVIPVTPAFQLTEKYDTYMLKNGFCGAFLVGFALHDEWMQQLSHTTMPTVLFDNYIEKNPNVCYVGTDNYEGIDAAVDHLYTLGHKKIAFLNGSLHSMVSEQRQEAFYNSMKAHGLTVDEKLTAYGYYVADSAKYHVPTFLGAGATAIICGNDLIASGVIAECKLRGFRVPEDISVVGFDDLPLSASLEPPLTTVRQERNELGKCAYVVLNSLVHHIPFCRTQIRARLIERESTARCPAVPEIKPLA
- the ltrA gene encoding group II intron reverse transcriptase/maturase, with product MDTSSLMEQILSNDNLNRAYLQVVRNKGAEGVDGMKYTELKEYLAKNGEIIKEQLRIRKYKPQPVRRVEIPKPDGGVRNLGVPTVTDRFIQQAIAQVLTPIYEEQFHDHSYGFRPNRCAQQAILTALDMMNDGNDWIVDIDLEKFFDTVNHDKLMTIIGRTIKDGDVISIVRKYLVSGIMIDDEYEDSIVGTPQGGNLSPLLANIMLNELDKEMEKRGLNFVRYADDCIIMVGSEMSANRVMRNISRFIEEKLGLKVNMTKSKVDRPRGIKYLGFGFYYDTSAQQFKAKPHAKSVMKYKKRMRELTCRSWGVSNSYKVERLNQLIRGWINYFKIGSMKTLCRELDGNIRYRIRMCIWKHWKTPQNKEKNLVKLGVPRWAAHKVANTGNRYAHMCHNGWIQKAISTKRLTSFGLVSMLDYYTERCVTC